TATTTTCTGATTTCCGAATAGCGCCTCTACCGAAAGACGCTGGTTAGCTAGACTGGCTGCTGACCATGGTAAAATACCGTAAAAAAAATCTAAATTGACTATAAATTTAAATTTTGGGAATATCTATTCTCAGCTTCACATCTCTTTTGTACCCGGCCGCTTTACTCCGGATTAGTTGGCCGACTTCAAGTGGAACGAGTGACCGGCTTCCTCCGGTTTAAGCGACCGAGAACGCCTGAAGGGGCAAGAAAAGCCGTCCACGTTGTTTATTCCTCAGGTATCGCTAAAGCACGATCGGACACAAATGAATGGGATTATTCTCCATGAAAAATGTTTCAATTCACATTAAAATCACGCTTTTCATCGTCTTATTTTTATTGTTCACCATTTTAATCGTCCTTTTTCTCTCAATGTCGTACAGCAGGAAAAGCCTGTCGACTGCCACGGACCGCACTTTGCGCACCAATGCGCAAACAATTGATCGCGCAATCCGATCAATCATGCTTAGTGGCGAAGCGCCGCTCGCAGTTCGAACCATCAGCAGTCTCCAAGAGATTCAGGGTTTAGAGCAGATTGGTCTTTATCGCACCAATGGTTTAACGGCATTTCATGATTATGAAACTCTGAATTTAGTAAATGCCCAGCAGAAGGCATTTCAATTTAAAAAAACACCTCGAATTGCCAAAAAAGAACTCTTTACCCCACTACTTGGAAATTTAATTAATGAAAAAAGGCCGATTAAATTTGAAGATAAGAAAAACCAACATTTTGAATATTACTATCCCCTTCAAAATGAACCTACATGCCAATTGTGTCACGGTAAAAACAACGATGTCCTGGGCGTATTACATCTGAAGATCTCAACCGCCGACCTAAATATGGAAATAAAAAAGGCCGGTATCATATTAAGCTCTATTCTTATAATGGCGGGTGTCCTAATAGCCTTCTGCCTTATCATATTTCTAAATCGTCTGATTGTTGATCCTTTGGTAAAAATTGGAAGTATCGTTGACCAAGTGGGACAGGGGCATTTTGATGTGAAGGTTGAGATTTCACGTGGAGATGAAATTGGTATCATTTCTGATCAAATTAACAGTATGGTTCAAGATTTGAAAGAACAAGACAAATTGAAGCAATCTCTTTATCTGGCACAAGAGGTCCAGCAAAATCTTCTGCCGCATGAGTTTCCTCGCTCAGATAACTTGGAAATTGCAGGCAAAAGTATTTACTGCGATGAAACCGGTGGTGATTATTATGATTTTATCTTCAACGATAATGAAGAGAAGGAACGAATTGCGATAGCCGTAGGAGATGTATCAGGACACGGCATTTCTTCTGCTTTGCTTATGGCTGCAGTGCGCTCGTCTTTGCGACAGCGCTCATCTTTACCTGGAAGTATCGGTAGTATAATCTCGGATGTAAATCATCAAATGGTAAAAGATGTAGACAATTCGGGGCAGTTTATTACCATGTTTTATATGACCATTGACCCGACTCAAAAGTCGCTCCAATGGGTTCGGGCTGGCCATGACCCCGGCATTTTTTATGATCCTCATTCTGATACCTTTGAAGAATTGCATGGATTGGGCGTATCACTTGGTGTAACGGAAGATTGGCATTATGAGGAATATACAAAAACAGCTCTTAAAAAGGGGCAAATAATTATTCTTAGCACCGATGGTCTCTGGGAAGCGCGCAACATTAAAGGAGAGATGTTTGGTAAAGAGCCTATCTACGATATCATTCGTAAGAATGCATCTTCAAGTGCAAATGAAATCCTTAATGAACTTTTTGAGTCTTTGAATGGTTTTATAGAAGGCACTAAAATAGAAGACGATATTACAGTGGTGGTCATTAAAATAAGTAAATAATCGACTGATGATCTTTTGACGACCTGCCGAACTGTCAACGCTCATATAAAAAAAGGATATGGTCTTAACACCATATCTTTTTTTGTTTTCTGGTACGCCCTTGATCCCCCTAATATTTTAAGATCCGATGCGTAATCCCGCAATTTCACATTGCGGGAGCAGGATGAGAAGAATCCTGCCGAATGCACAAAAAAAGCAGGTAATGGTTGTCAATTAACCACCACCTGCCTGACTTTCTTGGTACGCCCGGCAGGATTCGAATCCGCCTAAGGCGGATTTCGCAGGCGCTCAACCTGCTTCTTGGTCCGAATCCTTTCGGGAAGCATATAAAAAGCAGGTAATGGTTGTCAATTAACCACCACCTGCCTGACTTTCTTGGTACGCCCGGCAGGATTCGAACCTGCGGCCTACGGATTCGAAGTCCGGCGCTCTATCCAGCTGAGCTACGGGCGCGCAAGCAGAATTGAGCAATGCTCAATTCTGCGTTATTCGTTATTGGTTATCCGTTATTGGTAAAGAACGAATATGGCCTCAATTGAGCGAAGCTCAATTGAGGCTTTGAAATGGGGTGAGTGATGGGATTTGAACCCACGACCGCCGAGGCCACAACCCGGTGCTCTACCAACTGAGCTACACCCACCATAAGATCGAATTCGGAAGTCGGAATTTGGAAACTACAAGACCGCACGATTCAGAGCCATTTTAGTTAACAAATTCAATGTTTCTTTTCAAGAACAAAAAAATGCTTATGGTTGATTTTGCATGATATTTCTGTGTTTAGGCAACAATCAATAGATCATTCTTCAACAACTGTAATACCAAAAACTTAGGGTTGACGGGTATACCCTTCTCGGTTACACATCATGTGAATAATTTCTTTAGAAAGTTTAAACAATGAACCAACTAACTATTTTTATCGTCAGAGCGATCGTCGGGCTGGCAATAGCTGCCATCATCAGCCGTGGCTTTTTCGGTACCCTAAATCCTGTATACGTGGTGGGGTTGGCCATTATATTGGTGGGTTTGGCCTATTTTGCGGAATATTTACGCAAAAGAAAACAACCCTGAAGCCTCACGCGAAGGTGCAAAGAAAAAATCGTTGTAAGCGTCTATAAAAGCAATGCATCTTTATATGATTGCTCAAAAAGGAGTCTTCCCATTGAAGCAGATAATTCTGGGAACAGCCGGTCACATTGATCACGGCAAGACCAGCTTGATTAAGGCCATCAGCGGTACAGATACGGACCGTCTCAAGGAAGAAAAAGAGCGCGGTATCACCATTGAACTGGGTTTTGCCGCCTTGGATTTGCCCGGTGGTCAGCATCTGGGAATTGTGGACGTACCGGGTCATGAAAAATTTGTCAAAAATATGGTGGCCGGGGCCACTGGAATTGACATCGTCGTTATGGTGATTGCAGCCGATGAAGGCGTTATGCCCCAAACGCGCGAACACATGGAAATCTGCACCTTGCTGGGTGTCAAATACGGTCTGGTGGCGGTCACCAAAATCGATATGGTGGATGAAGAGTGGCTCGAGCTGGCCCTTGAGGATATTCGGGATTTTGTCAAGGGAACCTTTTTGGAAGAGGCCCCGGTCGCCGCTGTTTCCTCCACCACCGGTAAAGGCATACCCGAATTCATTGAAACCCTGGATGATATGGCAGCTAAAATCCCCGATCGCCCGCACTCTGACCTGTTCCGCCTGCCAATTGATCGTGTCTTTACCATGAAAGGTTTTGGAACTGTGATTACCGGCACCCTGATTTCCGGTCAGGTCAAAGTAGGTGAACCGATCATGATTTATCCCTCAGGCATCACATCCAAAGTCCGCGGAATCCAGGTGCACAATCAAAGTGCAGAACAGGCTGCCGCCGGTATGCGCACCGCTATCAATTTTCAGGGCCTCGAAAAAGAAGCCATCCGCCGTGGTGAGGTATTGTCCAAACCTGGTAACCTGGTGGCCAGTTATATGGTGGATGTATCGTTACATTATTTGACCAGCAACAAAAAACCGCTGAAAAATCGCACCCGGGTCCGATTTCACACCGGCACCAGTGAAGTGCTCGGCAACGTCATTTTACTCGATCGCAAGGAACTTTTACCCGACGAAGGCACCGTCGTCCAGTTGAGGTTAGACACCCCGGTAGCACTGGTCAAGGATGATCGTTTTGTCATCCGCAGCTATTCTCCGGTATATACGATTGGCGGCGGCAAGGTCATCAACCCGATCCCCTTGAAACACAAACGCTTTAAACCCGAGACCGTTGACAATTTAAAGGCCCTGGACGATCAGGCCCCGGACGCCATCATCGCGGTTCAGGTAGCCGCTGCCGGTTATCAGGGAATTTCATTTTCTCATCTGAAAATGATGACCAATTTGCCCGATAAGCAGTTAGATAAAATTCTTCAGACGTTGTTGTCC
The Desulfobacterales bacterium DNA segment above includes these coding regions:
- a CDS encoding PP2C family protein-serine/threonine phosphatase, with translation MKNVSIHIKITLFIVLFLLFTILIVLFLSMSYSRKSLSTATDRTLRTNAQTIDRAIRSIMLSGEAPLAVRTISSLQEIQGLEQIGLYRTNGLTAFHDYETLNLVNAQQKAFQFKKTPRIAKKELFTPLLGNLINEKRPIKFEDKKNQHFEYYYPLQNEPTCQLCHGKNNDVLGVLHLKISTADLNMEIKKAGIILSSILIMAGVLIAFCLIIFLNRLIVDPLVKIGSIVDQVGQGHFDVKVEISRGDEIGIISDQINSMVQDLKEQDKLKQSLYLAQEVQQNLLPHEFPRSDNLEIAGKSIYCDETGGDYYDFIFNDNEEKERIAIAVGDVSGHGISSALLMAAVRSSLRQRSSLPGSIGSIISDVNHQMVKDVDNSGQFITMFYMTIDPTQKSLQWVRAGHDPGIFYDPHSDTFEELHGLGVSLGVTEDWHYEEYTKTALKKGQIIILSTDGLWEARNIKGEMFGKEPIYDIIRKNASSSANEILNELFESLNGFIEGTKIEDDITVVVIKISK
- the selB gene encoding selenocysteine-specific translation elongation factor, which gives rise to MKQIILGTAGHIDHGKTSLIKAISGTDTDRLKEEKERGITIELGFAALDLPGGQHLGIVDVPGHEKFVKNMVAGATGIDIVVMVIAADEGVMPQTREHMEICTLLGVKYGLVAVTKIDMVDEEWLELALEDIRDFVKGTFLEEAPVAAVSSTTGKGIPEFIETLDDMAAKIPDRPHSDLFRLPIDRVFTMKGFGTVITGTLISGQVKVGEPIMIYPSGITSKVRGIQVHNQSAEQAAAGMRTAINFQGLEKEAIRRGEVLSKPGNLVASYMVDVSLHYLTSNKKPLKNRTRVRFHTGTSEVLGNVILLDRKELLPDEGTVVQLRLDTPVALVKDDRFVIRSYSPVYTIGGGKVINPIPLKHKRFKPETVDNLKALDDQAPDAIIAVQVAAAGYQGISFSHLKMMTNLPDKQLDKILQTLLSHKTLIQVEKENRLYIHQNGFDKLKKDIQHQLAAYHKANPLRTGMPKEELKTKFSPLLTSKLFNLTLNQVIKEKDVAQEENMIRLASHAVSLGGKQADVRDKILKTYLKAGLQPPYFKELVKSLDSDTKRANDVLQHLVAEGTIIKVKEDLYFHSQAIKGLKNKLIEYLTAQGEITTPQFKEMTGVSRKYVIPLAEYFDATQVTLRVGDVRKRRKG